AGCAGGTAGCGACCGCGCTGGTCCACGTCCACCTCCCGCACCTCGCCGGCGCCGACCTAGTCGACTACGACCGGCAGGCACGGACGGTTCGACTCACCGAGGCCGCGGAGCGACTGGAATCGATGGTGGCGCCGCTGCTGGCGTAGGGGCCGCCGCCGTCCGGAGTTGGTGACGTCGTCGACCGTCACGAAAGCGACCGAGCGGGTTCAATGCCCCGCCTCCTGGGGGTTCAGTTCGGTCCCGTAGTGCTCGGCGTGGTCGGTGTACTGCCCCCGACGACTACTCCTCGGGGAGCAGGCGGTCGACGACTTCCTCGGGGTCGAACCGTTCGAGGTCGTCGTAGTCCTGCCCGGTCCCAAGGAAGAGAATCGGCTTGCCCGTCACGTGGGCGATCGAGATGGCCGCGCCGCCCTGCGGGTCGGCGTCGGCCTTCGTGAGGACGGCGCCGTCGATCTCGGCGGCGTCGTCGAACTCGCGGGCGCGGTTGACCGCGTCCTGGCCGGCGACGGACTCGTCGACGAAGATCGTCATGTCCGGATCGATGACCCGGTCGATCTTCTCCAGTTGCGCCATCAGGTCGTCGGAGGTGTGGAGGCGACCGGCGGTGTCGCCCAGCACGACGTCGACGTCGTTGGCCTCGGCGTACTCGACGGCGTCGTAGAGCACGGCGGCCGGATCCGAGCCCTGCTCGTGAGAGATCAGGGTCTGGTCGAGGTTGTCCGCGTGCTTCTGGAGCTGCTCGTTGGCGCCGGCCCGGTACGTGTCGCCGTTGGCCAGCACCGTCGAGATACCCTTGTTCTCCAGGCGCTCCGAGAGCTTCGCGATGGTCGTGGTCTTGCCGACGCCGTTGACGCCGGTGAACACGATGGTGACCGGCTTGTCCGCGTCGGAGATGCGCTCCTCGAAGTCGAACTGGCCGACGCTGATCACGTCGTACAGCGCCTCCCGGAGCGCGTCCTGAACGAGGTTGCCGGTGCTCTCCAGCCGACGACGGGTGTCGCCCACGAGGTTCTCCTTCACGCCGTCGAGGATCTCCTGGGCGACCCCCATCTCGACGTCGCTGGACAGCAGCGCTAGCTCGAGGTCGTCGAGGTGCTTCTCGAGGTCCTCCTCGTCGATGACGGACTTGCCCGTCGCGAGGACCTTGGCGCGCCCGAGGACGCCACGGCCGCCGTCGTCCTCGTCCTCGTCTTCCTCGTCGGCGTCGTCGGACTCGGCGTCGACCGTGTCCGGTTCCGTCTCGTCGGCGTCCGCCTCGCCGGCGTCCGCTTCCGCTGTCTCCGACGCAGCGGCGTCCTCGACGCCCGGCTCGGCCGCTTCGTCGGCCGCCGCCTCGGACGACTCGGCTTCGGGAGTCGGCTCCGCCTCGGGCTCGACCGTCTCGGCCGCAGCGCCGGCCTCGACGTCGGCCGCTCTGGACTCGGCTTCGGGTGTCTCAGCGGCGGCTTCCTCGTCAGCGGCGGCTTCCTCGGCAGCCGCCTCCTCCTCGGCAGCCTCGGCGGCCTCCTCGTCCACGTCCTCCTCGACGTCGGACGTGAACCTGCCGAGCTTGTCTTTCAGTCCGTCGAACATGTAGCCCCCTTACTCGTCGCCCTGCTCTTCCTGCTGCATCATCTGCTGCATCTGCTGCTGCTGCATCTGCTGGGCCTGCTGCTCCAGCTGCTCCTTCTCGGACTCCAGCTCCGCGATCTGGGACTGGAGCTCCTCGATCCGGTCGTCGATGGTGTCCTTCTTGGTCTCGAGGCTGTCGACGGCGCCGTCCTGGTCGCGCTCGGCGGAGTAGCCGCCGCCCAGCGAGACGACGATCTCGTCGATGTCGGCGATCTCGGCGCGGGCGTAGGCGTCGCCGCCCAGCGGCACCTGCACCGTCGCGCCGGACTCGAGGGTGTCGATGGCCTCGATGGCCTCGTCGATGTCGGTCTGCTCCTCGCGGAGTCCCTCGATCTCCTCCTCGACGGCCTCCTGCTCCTGCTCGATCTGCTCGATCTCCTGTGCGACCTGCTGCATCTGGCCGCCACCGCCGCCACCACCGAGGCTCATGCTGCCACCTCCTCGACCTCGATCTGCGTGCGCTTGAGGTTGTGCCGGGAGCCGAACTCGGCGTAGGCGCGCTCCTCGGCCACGTCCTCGTTCGGTGCCTCGATGCCGGTCTCGAATGCCTGCCAGCCCTCTCGAGCCTTGAACGAACCCGTCACAGTATACTCGGTCATGTGTTCCCGTGCGTCTGGGGCAGGGAAGTATCTTCCGTCTCCCGGTCTCCCGCCCGCTCGCCCGCTTCGCGGCGATAGCGCGATTGACAGCGCCGATCAGCGCTCTGTCTGGTCGTCTCGTGCACTGTGCCCGCCGTAGTGATTTCTCTGCGTCGGGTGGCGAGAGCAACGGCGAGGACAGCCGTGCACGTGGGTCGGTGATGGGAACGGACGGAGTCGGGAGCGGGCGGCCGGTTCGAGGGCCGCGGGGAGACTGTCTCCGACGAGCACGGCACCGACGACGACAGCGGTATGAGAGAGACTACGCGGATCTGGTCGATCCGCTCGAGCGGGTCCGGAAAGCGACCGCCGGGTCAATCGATGTAGCCCAGCGCGTCCTCGATGCGGCCCAGTTCCGGTCCGGTCGTGTCCCGGCCGACGACGTAACCGCTGTCGTTGGCCAGCAGGCCCGAACCGACGAGCGGCGCGCCGTAGTTGACCGTCCCGATGTCCGCGGGGACGCCCAGTAGCTCCTCGAGGGCGTCGAGTTCGGGGTCGGTGGCCTTGGGGTGACAGAGCACGCCGCGGTCGGTCGCGACGGCGGCGGTCCCTACTGTCTCGACGTCGGCCAGCGTCCCGCGCTCGACGGGGACTTCGAGAGCGTCCTCGACGGCCTGGACGGCCTCCCGCGAGAGGTCGGCGTGGACGTACGCCCCCGCGTCGTTGCAGAGGACGACGTTGCCGGCGGCGTTGATCCGCCCCGGCAGTTCGTAGACCGGCAGGTCCACGGCCGCAGCGATGCGCTCGCGCTCCGTCTCGCGGACGCGACTGGAGACCAGCAGGCCGTTGTCGTTGCCGACCGCTAGCGCGCCGACGGTGCCGGACCCGCCGATGGTCGTGGGGACGACCGGGACCTCCAGTTCCGCCTCGAGGTCCGCGGCGAGGTCGTCCTCGACGTCGGGACGGACCAGCAGGCACTGGTCGGTCGCGCGCGCGAAGACGCCGACGTACGCCGAACCGGAGAAGGCCGCGCGGAGCAAGATTCTACGCCGTCTCTGCCTCGACGATGCTCTCGCCCTCTTCGTCGAAGCGGGCGGCCCGGACGCGGAGCTTCCGCGGCGGGTTCGAGCGGCCCTGCTCCCAGATCGTCTCGTTGATCGAGGGGTCCAGGCGCACGGCGTCCTCGTCGACTGCGAAGTGCTTGGCTAGGTGCTCGCGGACGATGGACATCGCCTTGTCTGCCCGCTCCTGGCTCGGTGCCGCGTTCGCGTCGCGGAGCGGAACCGTGACGACCCGCTCCTCGAAGTCGCTCGCGCTCATTATTCGTCCGTGCTGCTACGCCGCCAGTTGCGACGCTTGGGGTTGCGCTGCGTTTCGCGGTCCGTCTTGAGGATGACCCACGCCGGGACTCGGCTGTTCTGGTTGTCGAGTTTCGCGAGGCGCTGTTTCTTGGCCTTCGACTTCTTACCCATGGTGTAGGTGACTTCCGCGGCGGGGCATAAATGGGTTTCTTTTGGGTACGAGGCCCGCCCTTCGGGCGCGCCTCGGTAATGCGAGCGGGAGCCGAACGGATGCCGCTCGTTATCAACCGCTGGAATCGGGGCCCGAGAGTTATACCGGGAGAGCCGAGAGGGGAGAGAGATGAGGCGGCGGACGCTGCTCCGGTCGCTCGGTGCGGGCGCGGCCGCGTTCGGAGCGGGCTGTCTGGGATTCGGCGGGGAGGTCCTCGTCAGCGTCCAGAAGAGCGTGCGCGTGCCCGCCGGCGGCGGCTGGTCCCGGGAGCTACCGGACGTGTCCGACCAAGGCGGAGCGATTTCCTACGAGGCCACGTCCGAGGACGGGTCGTTCGACGTCTACCTCTTCCGGGAGGCGGAGTTCCGGTATTACGACGAGTACGTGACGGGGCGCGACCCGGAGCGGACGCCGAAGGGCCTGCAGCAGTTCAGCAAAGTCGCCGTGGAAGCCGACGGCGGCGTCTACGAGGCCGCGACCGAGAACGACGGGGCGCGGGAGCCGCTGGACACCGAGGGACCGTACCACTTCGTCGTCGACCACTCGAATTACCGGCTGGGACGACGGATGGACGACCACGCGGAGCGGCTGTCGGCGTTCGTCGACCTCGAACTCGTCGAGCAGCGGATCGGGCTCTAGACGAACGCCAGCGGGACCATCGCGAGGACGCCGGCTGCGACGCCCGCCGTCAGCTCGCGGCGACCGCCACCGGGGAGATCTCGGCCCTGTTCCAGCGCCTCCGGGAGGAACTCCGTAGCGACGAGGTAGACCATCGCGCCGGCCGCGAAGCCGAAGCCCAGCGGGAGGAACTCGCGAGCCAGCGAGACGAACGCATAAGCGATCACGGCGCCGATCGGCTGAGGCAGCGAGGAGAAGACGGCCCACCACACCATCCGCCACTCGCTGACGCCCATCGATCGCAGCGGGATGGAGACGGCCACGCCCTCGGGGACGTTGTGAATCGAGATGGCGACCGTCATGAACGCGGCGAGCACCGGAATCGAGACCCCGAGCGTCTCGACCGTCTCGGCACCCCCCAGACCGAGTTCCGCGAAGGAGACGCCCACCGCGACGCCCTCGGGGAAGCTGTGGACCGTCAGCACGCCCAGGATCAGCAGGAGCTTCCTGAAGTCCGCGCGCTCGTACTGCTCGGGATGGTGATCGATCCCCTCCGCGACCTCGTGTCCGACCGCGACGAGAGCGATGCCGGCGAGCGCGCCCGGCACCAGTAGCCAGGTCGACCCGTAAGCCAGCCCCTCCTGGACCAGCCCGAACAGCGACGCCGCGAGCATGATGCCCGACGCGACCCCCCAGAGTGCGACGTTCCACCGGTCCGAGAACTCATCGACGACGAAGAAGGGCATCGCCCCGAGCCCCGTCGCCAGCGCGGTGACCAGCCCCGCGACGAAGACTATCGAGAGGTACTCGATCGAGGCCATACCGGCGCTTGGCGGCGGCCGCAAGTAAGAGTTATCACTAACCTGATTACTTTCGGTCAGCCTAGATCGGTCGCGGAGCGCGTGCACGGACGGTGGCTGCGGCGTCAGCTGGGCAGAAGTGATACGCGAATTTCATTATCTCCCGGCCGCCGGCGTAGCGCGCAGTCAGTTCTCGCCGTCGAGCGGAATCCGCTCCAGCGCCGTGTACTCGGGTCCCTCGCTCCGCAGCACGCTCTCGGTCAGCCGGATCTCGTCGACCCACAGCGTCCCGACCTCGGGGTGGCGCTCCTCGACGACCTCCTGAACCAGCTCCTTGCCGCCGGCGTGCTCCATCCGGGCGAGGGTGGCGTGCGGCGTGAAGTCGTGGTCCTCCGGATCGAAGCCCATCGCCGTGGTGCGGTCCTCGATGGCCTCGTGGAGGCGGGTCAGCTGCTCGCTCCCGTCCTCGACGCCGAGCCACACCACGCTGATGTAGTCCAGGCTCGGGAACACGCCCAGCCCGGCGAAGCGGGCCTCGAAGGGGTCGACGCCGGCGTCATCGACCGCCGACGCCAGTTCCGTCGCGAGGTCGTCGGCGCGGTCCGGGTCGGTGTCCCCGAGGAACTTCATCGTCACGTGGGCCTGCTCCGGGTCCGTGAAGTTCAGCCCCGACGCGTCGGTCAGCATGTCCTGCACCGCGGCGACCTCCTCGGCGAGGCCGTCGAGGTCGACGCTGACGAACAGTCGCTTGCCCATAGCGGCGGTCCGGGCGCTAGCGTCTTGAGTGTTCGACACCGGCCGGCTTTTTTCCGGACCGCCGGGGAAACATTCATCGACGACCCGGCAGGCGGCGACGAACACGGATCCGAGCGGCCGTGAGCGTGACGTAGCCCTTATTCGGCTGCCCCAACAAGGGGCGTTCATGACTGACCGAGAGCGCGACGACCACGAGTTCTCCTCGGGGCAGGGGTTCGACGACCCCTACGAGGGGTTCGACCTCGAGACGCCCGAACTGTCCGTGGACACGGACAAGGTCGATCCCGTCGACTCGCGGGTCCTCACGGACATGCTCGACGAGGACAGCGTCGCCACCGAGGAGGTCGACGCCGAGCAACTGATCGACGTCGGCGTCTCCTACGTGCACATCAACCGCCACGAGCAGGCCGCGGACACCTTCGAGCGGGCCGCCCGCTTCGCGGAGGACGACCGGCTCGAACAGGAGGCCTGGACTAACAAGGGCGCGGCCCACGCCGAGATGGAGGAGTGGGACGCCGCCGTCGGCGCGTACAGGGAGGCGCTGAACGTCGCCGAGGAGTCCGACCACGCCGCCACGGCCGAGACGAACCTCGCCTACGCCCTCTGGGAGTCCGGCCGCACCGAACAGGCCCTGGAGCACGCCGAGCGGGCCGTCGAGATCGACCCCCGCTTCGCCGAGGGCTGGTACAACCGCGGATTCTTCCTGCTGGAGCGCGGCCTGGCCGAAGACGCCGTCAACGCCTTCGACAACGCCATCCGCCTGGGCTTCCGGAACGCGGACATCCTGGAGGAGAAGGCCCGCGCGCTGGAGGAGATGGGCGAGTACGACCGCGCCGAGGAAGTCGCCGAGGAGGCCGAGGAGCTGCGCGAGGAGGCCGAAGAGCAGCTGCTGGAATGATACTCAACGAGCGCGAGACCGAGGAGGGGCTGCTCGTCTCCGTCTGCGACCCCGACGTGATGGGCGAGACCTTCGAGAGCGGCGCGGTCTCGCTGACCGTCGACGAGGAGTTCTACGGCGGCGAGGAGGCCGACGAGCAGGCGGTCGTCGAGAGCCTCGCGAAGTGCACGACGGCCAACCTCGTCGGCGAGGAGAGCGTCGCCCTGGCCATCGAACACGGATTCGTCGACGAGGAGAACGTCCTCGACCTCGGCGGGACCCGCCACGCGCAACTGCTCTGGATGTGAGCGCCGCTCCCGCGACGTCGACCGCCACTCCGGCGACGGCCACCCGACGTGGGAGCTACTCGATTCGCAGCGAGCTCAGGTTCCAGCCGCCGGTGAGGACCACCAGCCGCAGCGTGTGCAGGCCGGCGGGGAGTTCGACGGTCGTCCCGGCGGTCTCCCAGTCGTACCACCCGCCGGTGGCGTCGAACGTGACGGCCTTCAGCGGCGTCCGGTCGACCACGACGCCGAACGTGCCGCCGCCGTAGTCGGCCTCCGCGGCGACCCGGGCGCTGACCTCGTACTCGCCGGCGCGCTCGACCTCGACGTCGTAGGCGAGCCACTCGTCGCTGGCGAGCCAGCCGACCCCGCCCTCTTCGGCGATGGGGCCGTCTTCGTTCTCGCGGACGTAGCGGTACTCGTGATAGCTCCCGCCGGGGACCCGCCCGGGGACCCCGTGGCGCTCCCGACCGGGGCGCTCGTCGCCGCCGCCCCGCTCGGTCCGGTCGTCCGACGGCTCCGACGGGCCGGTCTCGCTGACGCTCCCCCCGCCCTCCCGACCGGTCGAACCCACCATCGTGGGTTTTTCTCATCAGTAATCGACAATACTTTTTCGGTCTAGTGGGTAATGCTACGGTCGCGGCCGGAGGATATTTCGGCCGTCGCCTCCGACGCCCCGGCATGTACTCGCGGGATCATCTGTTGCTCTCGATCGCCGTCGGCGCCGTGGCGACCCGTCTACTCGACCTCCCAGTGCCCTGGTGGGTAGCGATCGGCATCGCCGCCGTCGTGGGCGTCGGCATCGACGTCGATCACTTCCTCGTGGCGCGGCTGACCACCGGCGAGTGGGCGGCCGTGCGACGGGCGCTGGCGAACCCGCGGGCCGTCTTCGTCGATCAGGATGCCCTCTTCGAGCCCGGCGAAATCTGGCCGATCCAGCGGCTCTGTAGCCACGTGGCGCTGGCGGGACCGCTGGTCGGTGGCACCTGGCTGGTCGACGCCGGCCTGGGAGTCCTGATCGCGGTAGTCCTGTACGCACACCTCCTCTCGGACCTGCTCTGGGACGTCGCTCGGCTCGACGTCTATCGAGAGCGACACGTGGCGTACGCTCGCGAACGGAGAGACTGATCCCCCACCCGGCACCGCCGGACCGCACCAGATCCGCGGTGCCGCCGGGAGCGCAGCAGGTGTTGTGCCCGTGAGGGGGTCGCCGTCGGTCGGGTTTCCCTGATAACTCCCGGCACCCCACCGGGAGATGCCGCTACCCTCGCATAAGCATTGTGCTAGTTTTTCATTATCGATATCGCCAGGATGTTTTGGCGAACCGAAATAATGTTCCCCGTCGAGCCCCTCCCCATACGTAATGGGACAGAGCGAACGGGACGGGCTAGACGTGGAGCGCATCCGCGAGGACTTCCCGATCCTCCAGCGGGAGTTCCGGGGCGAGCAGGTGGCCTACCTCGACAACGCGGCGACGAGCCAGACGCCGGACCAGGTCGTCGACGCCATCGCTCACTACTACCGGCAGACGAACGCGAACGTCCACCGCGGGCTCCATCACCTCAGCCAGGAGGCCTCCATCGCCTACGAGGAGGCCCACGACCGCGTCGCCGAGTTCGTTGGTGCGGAGGGCCGCGAGGAGGTCGTGTTCACCAAGAACACCACGGAGGCGATCAACACCGTCGCCTACGCCTGGGGGCTGGCCGAACTGGGCCCCGGCGACGAGGTCGTCCTGACGGAGATGGACCACCACGCCACGCTTGTCACCTGGCAGCAGATCGCGAGGAAGACCGGCGCGGAGGTGAAGTTCGCCCGCGTCGACGATGACGGCTACCTCGACGTGGACCACCTCCGGGAGCTCGTCACCGACGACACCGAACTGGTGGGCGTCCCCCACGTCTCGAACACGCTCGGGACGATCGCGCCCGTCGAGGAGATCGGCGAGATCGCCCACGGCCACGGGGCGCTGTACTTCGTCGACGGCGCCCAGTCGGTGCCGCACATGCCCGTCGACGTCCAGGCGATGGACGCCGACTTCTTCGCCTTCTCCGGGCACAAGATGTGCGGCCCGACCGGCATCGGCGTCCTCTACGGGAAAGAGCACCTGCTGGCGGAGATGCAGCCGTACCTCTACGGCGGCATGATGATCGAGAAGGTCACCTTCGAGGAGTCGACCTGGCACGAGCTGCCGTGGAAGTTCGAGGCCGGCACGCCGCCCATCGCCCAGGGCATCGCGCTGGCGGAGGCCTGCGACTACCTCGACGACATCGGCATGGAGCGGGTCCAGCGCCACGGCGAGCGCCTGGCCGAGTACGCCCACGACCGCCTCTCGGAGTTCGACGACGTCACCATCCTCGGCCCGCCGGCCGACGACCGGGCCGCGCTGGTCTCCTTTAACCTCGATACCGTCCACGCCCACGACGCCTCCGAGATCCTCAACGACTACGCCGTCGCCGTCCGCGCCGGCGACCACTGCACCCAGCCGCTGCACGACAAGCTCGGCGTTCCCGCCTCCACCCGCGCCTCGTTCTACATCTACAACACGGAGGAAGAGGTCGACAGGCTCGTCGCCGCCCTCGACGAGGCCCGCCAGCTGTTCGCCTGACCGCGAGCGAAGTCCGTTCCTGCGTTTCCGTACCGATTCCGGGCCAGTTGCGGCCGTCTCCGTCGCATTTATGTGATTATGTATCAAACCCCACTGGCCGGAGCAAGTATGTCAGAGCAAAGCACAGAGGACTTCCTGATCCTCCGGTCGCTGGATGACCCGATCACCGAGGAGGAACTACGAGCGGCGGGCGAGGAGTCGGGGGAGGCCCTGAAAGCACTCCGCGATGACGGGGTCGACATCGAGTGGGTCGAGTCGGAGGTACTCACCGACGAGGACGGACGGGTGACGGGGACGTTCTGCCACTACCGCGCCGAGGACGAGGACGCGATCCGGGAACACGCCGACCGGGCCGGCCTCCCCGCCACTCGCATCGACCGCCGCGGCGAGCCGCTGGACGGCGAGTGACGCGGCGAGCGCCAGCCCACCACGAGCCGTCCGTGCCCGGTACGTGAGTGTCTGAGGACTGTCAGTAACGATGTGGCGGTCGACGACGCGCTCAGGACAGGGTGATATCGAGGACCGGAGACAGCAGGTCGGACGGTTCACCTGGATCCTGAAGGCGGGGTTCGGGACGATCCTGGCCGCCTTCCCGCTGACCGCCGCCGGCAGCCTGCCGGCCAACCTTGACGGCGTCGCCAGCCCCGTCGAGGCGGTCCTGCTGCCGCTGATCTTCGTCGGCGTGGGACTGCTGCTGTTCGGACCGGCACGCACCTTCGCATCACGCACCTGAACCTCGTCCGGCAACTGGCGATCGGGACGACTAGTGGTCGAGCAACGGCCAGGCACGTAGAACGGGGAGCCCGTCGGGAGTGCCGTCAGTACTCGCCCGTGGGCGCGACGTCGCCCTGGTCGATCGGATCGTCGAGGTCGCCCATGATGGCCTCCAGCATGTCCGTCACGGTGACCATGCCGACGACCTCGCCGTCCTCGATGACGAGCGCGAGCTCCTGGTTCTCAGCCTGGAACTGGTCGACGGCGTCGCTGACGTCGACGTCGGGCGAGAGGGTCATCGGCGGCGCGGCCAGCGCCGCGAAGTCGACGTCGCCTTCGGTCAGCGCCTCCCGCTGGCCGCCCAGAACCGGCGTGTAAACGATGCCCTCGAACTCGGTCAGCTCCTCGCCGATCAGCGGGTAGCGCGTGTGGGGGTTCTCGGCCATCCGCCGGAAGTTCTCCTCGGGGTCGACCGCCGTCGAGAGTGCGACGATCTCCTCCGACGGGAGCATCACCTCGCGGACGGGCTGTTCGCCGACGGCCAGCGCGTTCAGCACCTCCTCGCGGCGCTCCTCGGAGACGTCGCCCTCCTCGAGGACCGACCCGACCCGGTTCCGGAGATCGGCGCGGGACTCGATGACGTCCTCCTCGGTCTCCAGCCACGCGCCGGTCATCTCGACGCCCATCAGCCGCAGCGTCCACTTGGCGACGGCGTCGCCCAGCGTGATGACCGGCGAGATCAGCCAGTGAAACCAGTACAGCGGCGTCGCACCGTACCGGCACACCGTCCGGGAGCGCTCGACGCCGAGGTACGTCGGCGTCTGCTCGCCGTGGGTCAGGTGGACGAGGTTGATCAGCAGGAAGGCCAGGATGCCGCCGGAGCCGATCGAGGCCAGCACCGTGTTCGCGAACAGCGGCTCGAAAATGGCTGCCAGCGCCGGTTCGGCCACGATACCGACCGCGATGCTGGAGGCCGTGATCCCGACCTGGCAGGTGGTGAGGTATATCTCCAGGTCCTGGGTCATCTCCCAGGCGCGCTCCAGCGCCCCGTCGGCGTCGCCGACGAACTCCGCCTCGGTGTACTGTCTGGCGCGAGTCAGCGCGAACTCGATGGCGACGAAGAAGGCGTTCGCCAGGATGAGCCCCACGCCCGCTGCGATCCGTACCGCCACCTCGAGTGTGTTCATCGTACGGGGGTTGTCGGCGGACCGTCAAATGAGCGGCGGAACCTGTCGCTCGGCTCGGCGCTATAGCAGCAACTGAAACTGTCTACACAGAGTCACTGCGTCCAATTTCTACGTTAGTCGGCCGTGCCCCACTGCCACTGTGCCAGTTCGAACTTCTCCTGAACGCGGTCGAGGGGCTCCTCGAGGGCGGCGCCGCTGGAGTGGGGATGCTCCCGGGCGAGCCGGTGGGCCCGCCGGAGCCAGTCCCGGGCGGCCTCGTAGCGGTCGGCGCTGTCGTCGTGGTCCTCGCCGAGGTCGTCGCCGGCGCGCTCGCACTCCTCGGCGGCCGCGACCAGCGCGTCGATGAGGTTGCCGACGACCCAGGCCAGCTGGAAGCGCAGCGCCTCGGGGTCGGGACCGACCGCACCGGCCCAGTCGGCGGCCAGCGCGGCCCGGTACCGGTCCAGCGCGTCCTCCCAGGCCGCGACGGCCTCGGCCGGGTCGTCGGTGTCGAGCCCGACGTGGCAGGCGTCCTCCGCCTCGTCGAACAGGTCGGCCGCGACCGCCTCCAGGTCGGCCGACAGGTCCTCGATCGTCCCGGCGAGGTCGCTGTCCGCGGAGGCGTCCGCCTCGCTGTCACCGAGCGCCTCGCGCGCGGCGTCGATCCGGTCGGCGGCCTCGACTGCGACCTCGAACGCCGCGTCGTAGTCACCGCTCGCCCTCGCCTTGCGGGCGTCCTCGAGCAGCTCGGCCACGCGGTCGGTCCAGGTGACCACCTGCAGGTTCTCCAGTTCGTCCTCGATGGGCTCGATGGCTGCCTCCATCAGCTCGGTGGGCGCCGCGTCGTCGTGGGTCGCGCAGTGGTGGGCCTTCGAGAGGCGCATCTGAGCGCGCTGGACGTCGCCGGTCGGGTCCTCGCCCGCCCGGATCGTCTCGCGGGCCTCGGCCATGGCCTCGCGAGCGCCGGCCAGCGTCCCCTCGAGGTCGGCCCACGCGGACCCGACGCGAGAGACGTACGACGCCAGCGCCTCGGCCCGGTCGGCGTCGACCGGCGAGAACCGGACTGACTCGTCGGCCGTCCTGACGTGCAGCGTCGAGCTGAGCAGCCCGTCGCGCAGCTCGGCGCCGGTGACCGCCGCCAGCCGGTAGGTGATCTCCGGCGACTCGGGCTCGCCGCCCAGCAGGAAGTGGATACGCCGGTTCGTGGCCACGGCGTAGGCGTGGCTGCCGTCCTCGGGTTCGATAGTCGTCGTGCGATCGTCGGTAGCGTGCTCGATCCCCTCGGCGCTGGCCGCCGCGGCCTGGACGGCCTCACCCTCCGCGAGCAGCGGTGCCAGCCGGTCGGCGTCGACCTCCGCCGCCGTCGACCCGGAACCGAACGCGTTTGCGATGTCGACTCTGTTTAGCATGACCAGCCCCCGGTATCAATTGGCACACTGACTCAATTATAAGCTTCGATGAGGTCGAAACCAAGGCCCACGAGCTGCCCCGGAACCCTTTTGCCCCGCACTCGCCTATTTCGGTCTACGATGGGCATCGGCGGCTCCGACATGTACCGACAGCAGATTCTCGACCACTACAAGAACCCGCGCAACTCCGGGGAGCTGGAGGACCCCACCTTCACGCACATCGGGGAGAACCCCATGTGCGGCGACGAGATCGAGATGGACGTCCGCCTCGACGACGACGAGGAGACCATCGAGCGGGTGGCCTTCCGCGGCGACGGCTGCGCCATCTCGCAGGCCTCCGCCTCCATGCTCTCCAAGAAGCTCCACGGCATGAGCGTCGACGAGCTCGAGGAGCTGGACCGGGACGACGTCGTCGACATGCTCGGCGTCGACATCTCCCCCATGCGGATCAAGTGCGCGGTACTGGCCGAGAAAGTGGCACAGGACGGCGCGGAGATCTACTTCGGCGAGAAGGACCTCGACAAGACATCGACAGAGGACGACGAAGAGACGCCCGACGAAGCGTAGCGGCTGTCTTCTGCGGTGCTGTCTCTGCGGTTCCAAGCATACCGCGAGCGAACGAAGTGAGCGAGCGGTTTCACCGCAAGCGCGCCGGAGGCGCGCTTGCGGGTGTTTTTCGCGCACGTTTTTGCAAG
This genomic interval from Halomicrobium urmianum contains the following:
- a CDS encoding DUF4242 domain-containing protein — translated: MSEQSTEDFLILRSLDDPITEEELRAAGEESGEALKALRDDGVDIEWVESEVLTDEDGRVTGTFCHYRAEDEDAIREHADRAGLPATRIDRRGEPLDGE
- a CDS encoding aminotransferase class V-fold PLP-dependent enzyme, with translation MGQSERDGLDVERIREDFPILQREFRGEQVAYLDNAATSQTPDQVVDAIAHYYRQTNANVHRGLHHLSQEASIAYEEAHDRVAEFVGAEGREEVVFTKNTTEAINTVAYAWGLAELGPGDEVVLTEMDHHATLVTWQQIARKTGAEVKFARVDDDGYLDVDHLRELVTDDTELVGVPHVSNTLGTIAPVEEIGEIAHGHGALYFVDGAQSVPHMPVDVQAMDADFFAFSGHKMCGPTGIGVLYGKEHLLAEMQPYLYGGMMIEKVTFEESTWHELPWKFEAGTPPIAQGIALAEACDYLDDIGMERVQRHGERLAEYAHDRLSEFDDVTILGPPADDRAALVSFNLDTVHAHDASEILNDYAVAVRAGDHCTQPLHDKLGVPASTRASFYIYNTEEEVDRLVAALDEARQLFA
- the sufU gene encoding Fe-S cluster assembly sulfur transfer protein SufU, whose translation is MGIGGSDMYRQQILDHYKNPRNSGELEDPTFTHIGENPMCGDEIEMDVRLDDDEETIERVAFRGDGCAISQASASMLSKKLHGMSVDELEELDRDDVVDMLGVDISPMRIKCAVLAEKVAQDGAEIYFGEKDLDKTSTEDDEETPDEA
- a CDS encoding CNNM domain-containing protein; amino-acid sequence: MNTLEVAVRIAAGVGLILANAFFVAIEFALTRARQYTEAEFVGDADGALERAWEMTQDLEIYLTTCQVGITASSIAVGIVAEPALAAIFEPLFANTVLASIGSGGILAFLLINLVHLTHGEQTPTYLGVERSRTVCRYGATPLYWFHWLISPVITLGDAVAKWTLRLMGVEMTGAWLETEEDVIESRADLRNRVGSVLEEGDVSEERREEVLNALAVGEQPVREVMLPSEEIVALSTAVDPEENFRRMAENPHTRYPLIGEELTEFEGIVYTPVLGGQREALTEGDVDFAALAAPPMTLSPDVDVSDAVDQFQAENQELALVIEDGEVVGMVTVTDMLEAIMGDLDDPIDQGDVAPTGEY
- a CDS encoding carbohydrate-binding protein, whose translation is MVGSTGREGGGSVSETGPSEPSDDRTERGGGDERPGRERHGVPGRVPGGSYHEYRYVRENEDGPIAEEGGVGWLASDEWLAYDVEVERAGEYEVSARVAAEADYGGGTFGVVVDRTPLKAVTFDATGGWYDWETAGTTVELPAGLHTLRLVVLTGGWNLSSLRIE